One Manihot esculenta cultivar AM560-2 chromosome 18, M.esculenta_v8, whole genome shotgun sequence genomic window carries:
- the LOC110605988 gene encoding TLC domain-containing protein 4-B isoform X6, which translates to MTHIDSTLGYLLIYPVCFQYIIWLIFLAFQQTNMVGLPFPPGLVSIMDTVGPTWLTSVFSGIIMSIIVYKLTGFLSLLCFKGYDKLSKAEQVEWNNRGFSTFHALIVASASFYLLLLSGLFDEGSQDDLIINRNSIVSNSVLGISVGYFLADMSMILRNFPALGGLEYVLHHGLSMYSIFLSLISGQAQIYILMVLFSEATTPFVNLRWYLDVAGKKSSKMLQGFFCSYTSLLTCSSTLIR; encoded by the exons ATGACCCACATTGATTCTACTTTGGGATATTTATTAATCTATCCAGTTTGTTTTCAGTACATTATATGGCTTATCTT TTTGGCGTTCCAGCAAACCAACATGGTGGGTTTGCCTTTTCCTCCTGGTCTTGTATCCATCATGGACACTGTCGGCCCAACATGGCTGACATCCGTCTTTTCTGGTATCATAATGTCCATAATT GTTTATAAACTAACAGGTTTTCTTAGCCTGTTGTGCTTCAAAGGATATGACAAACTCAGCAAAGCAGAACAAGTTGAATGGAACAACCG GGGGTTCTCTACATTTCACGCTCTTATTGTAGCATCAGCATCTTTCTACCTCCTGCTGTTATCAGGTCTTTTCGATGAGGGTTCCCAGGATGACTTAATCATTAATAGAAACTCAATTGTATCAAACTCTGTATTGGGG ATCTCTGTTGGCTACTTTCTGGCAGACATGTCAATGATACTCCGGAATTTCCCAGCTTTAGGTGGTCTGGAGTAT GTCCTGCACCACGGACTATCAATGTATTCGATATTCCTCTCCCTCATAAGTGGTCAAGCACAGATTTACATACTAATggttctcttctctgaggcaaCAACTCCTTTTGTAAATTTAAGATG GTATTTGGATGTTGCTGGCAAGAAGAGCTCTAAAAT GTTGCAAGGATTCTTCTGTTCATATACTTCTTTACTCACATGTTCATCCACTTTGATCAG GTGA
- the LOC110605988 gene encoding TLC domain-containing protein 4 isoform X1, translating to MTHIDSTLGYLLIYPVCFQYIIWLIFLAFQQTNMVGLPFPPGLVSIMDTVGPTWLTSVFSGIIMSIIVYKLTGFLSLLCFKGYDKLSKAEQVEWNNRGFSTFHALIVASASFYLLLLSGLFDEGSQDDLIINRNSIVSNSVLGISVGYFLADMSMILRNFPALGGLEYVLHHGLSMYSIFLSLISGQAQIYILMVLFSEATTPFVNLRWYLDVAGKKSSKMYVCNGILLFLGWLVARILLFIYFFTHMFIHFDQVKKIFPLGFYSIISVPPLLAVMNLVWFWKIAKGLIKTLSKAKRQ from the exons ATGACCCACATTGATTCTACTTTGGGATATTTATTAATCTATCCAGTTTGTTTTCAGTACATTATATGGCTTATCTT TTTGGCGTTCCAGCAAACCAACATGGTGGGTTTGCCTTTTCCTCCTGGTCTTGTATCCATCATGGACACTGTCGGCCCAACATGGCTGACATCCGTCTTTTCTGGTATCATAATGTCCATAATT GTTTATAAACTAACAGGTTTTCTTAGCCTGTTGTGCTTCAAAGGATATGACAAACTCAGCAAAGCAGAACAAGTTGAATGGAACAACCG GGGGTTCTCTACATTTCACGCTCTTATTGTAGCATCAGCATCTTTCTACCTCCTGCTGTTATCAGGTCTTTTCGATGAGGGTTCCCAGGATGACTTAATCATTAATAGAAACTCAATTGTATCAAACTCTGTATTGGGG ATCTCTGTTGGCTACTTTCTGGCAGACATGTCAATGATACTCCGGAATTTCCCAGCTTTAGGTGGTCTGGAGTAT GTCCTGCACCACGGACTATCAATGTATTCGATATTCCTCTCCCTCATAAGTGGTCAAGCACAGATTTACATACTAATggttctcttctctgaggcaaCAACTCCTTTTGTAAATTTAAGATG GTATTTGGATGTTGCTGGCAAGAAGAGCTCTAAAATGTACGTCTGCAATGGAATTCTGTTGTTCCTGGGGTGGTTG GTTGCAAGGATTCTTCTGTTCATATACTTCTTTACTCACATGTTCATCCACTTTGATCAG GTGAAGAAAATATTTCCATTGGGTTTCTATAGCATAATTTCAGTGCCTCCTCTATTGGCAGTGATGaatttggtttggttttggAAGATAGCAAAAGGTTTGATCAAAACTCTTTCTAAAGCAAAAAGACAGTGA
- the LOC110605988 gene encoding TLC domain-containing protein 4 isoform X5, with the protein MTHIDSTLGYLLIYPVCFQYIIWLIFLAFQQTNMVGLPFPPGLVSIMDTVGPTWLTSVFSGIIMSIIVYKLTGFLSLLCFKGYDKLSKAEQVEWNNRGFSTFHALIVASASFYLLLLSGLFDEGSQDDLIINRNSIVSNSVLGISVGYFLADMSMILRNFPALGGLEYVLHHGLSMYSIFLSLISGQAQIYILMVLFSEATTPFVNLRWYLDVAGKKSSKMYVCNGILLFLGWLQGFFCSYTSLLTCSSTLIR; encoded by the exons ATGACCCACATTGATTCTACTTTGGGATATTTATTAATCTATCCAGTTTGTTTTCAGTACATTATATGGCTTATCTT TTTGGCGTTCCAGCAAACCAACATGGTGGGTTTGCCTTTTCCTCCTGGTCTTGTATCCATCATGGACACTGTCGGCCCAACATGGCTGACATCCGTCTTTTCTGGTATCATAATGTCCATAATT GTTTATAAACTAACAGGTTTTCTTAGCCTGTTGTGCTTCAAAGGATATGACAAACTCAGCAAAGCAGAACAAGTTGAATGGAACAACCG GGGGTTCTCTACATTTCACGCTCTTATTGTAGCATCAGCATCTTTCTACCTCCTGCTGTTATCAGGTCTTTTCGATGAGGGTTCCCAGGATGACTTAATCATTAATAGAAACTCAATTGTATCAAACTCTGTATTGGGG ATCTCTGTTGGCTACTTTCTGGCAGACATGTCAATGATACTCCGGAATTTCCCAGCTTTAGGTGGTCTGGAGTAT GTCCTGCACCACGGACTATCAATGTATTCGATATTCCTCTCCCTCATAAGTGGTCAAGCACAGATTTACATACTAATggttctcttctctgaggcaaCAACTCCTTTTGTAAATTTAAGATG GTATTTGGATGTTGCTGGCAAGAAGAGCTCTAAAATGTACGTCTGCAATGGAATTCTGTTGTTCCTGGGGTG GTTGCAAGGATTCTTCTGTTCATATACTTCTTTACTCACATGTTCATCCACTTTGATCAG GTGA
- the LOC110605988 gene encoding TLC domain-containing protein 4 isoform X3 yields the protein MTHIDSTLGYLLIYPVCFQYIIWLIFLAFQQTNMVGLPFPPGLVSIMDTVGPTWLTSVFSGIIMSIIVYKLTGFLSLLCFKGYDKLSKAEQVEWNNRGFSTFHALIVASASFYLLLLSGLFDEGSQDDLIINRNSIVSNSVLGISVGYFLADMSMILRNFPALGGLEYVLHHGLSMYSIFLSLISGQAQIYILMVLFSEATTPFVNLRWYLDVAGKKSSKMYVCNGILLFLGWLVKKIFPLGFYSIISVPPLLAVMNLVWFWKIAKGLIKTLSKAKRQ from the exons ATGACCCACATTGATTCTACTTTGGGATATTTATTAATCTATCCAGTTTGTTTTCAGTACATTATATGGCTTATCTT TTTGGCGTTCCAGCAAACCAACATGGTGGGTTTGCCTTTTCCTCCTGGTCTTGTATCCATCATGGACACTGTCGGCCCAACATGGCTGACATCCGTCTTTTCTGGTATCATAATGTCCATAATT GTTTATAAACTAACAGGTTTTCTTAGCCTGTTGTGCTTCAAAGGATATGACAAACTCAGCAAAGCAGAACAAGTTGAATGGAACAACCG GGGGTTCTCTACATTTCACGCTCTTATTGTAGCATCAGCATCTTTCTACCTCCTGCTGTTATCAGGTCTTTTCGATGAGGGTTCCCAGGATGACTTAATCATTAATAGAAACTCAATTGTATCAAACTCTGTATTGGGG ATCTCTGTTGGCTACTTTCTGGCAGACATGTCAATGATACTCCGGAATTTCCCAGCTTTAGGTGGTCTGGAGTAT GTCCTGCACCACGGACTATCAATGTATTCGATATTCCTCTCCCTCATAAGTGGTCAAGCACAGATTTACATACTAATggttctcttctctgaggcaaCAACTCCTTTTGTAAATTTAAGATG GTATTTGGATGTTGCTGGCAAGAAGAGCTCTAAAATGTACGTCTGCAATGGAATTCTGTTGTTCCTGGGGTGGTTG GTGAAGAAAATATTTCCATTGGGTTTCTATAGCATAATTTCAGTGCCTCCTCTATTGGCAGTGATGaatttggtttggttttggAAGATAGCAAAAGGTTTGATCAAAACTCTTTCTAAAGCAAAAAGACAGTGA
- the LOC110605988 gene encoding TLC domain-containing protein 4 isoform X2 — MAYLVRRVNGFILAFQQTNMVGLPFPPGLVSIMDTVGPTWLTSVFSGIIMSIIVYKLTGFLSLLCFKGYDKLSKAEQVEWNNRGFSTFHALIVASASFYLLLLSGLFDEGSQDDLIINRNSIVSNSVLGISVGYFLADMSMILRNFPALGGLEYVLHHGLSMYSIFLSLISGQAQIYILMVLFSEATTPFVNLRWYLDVAGKKSSKMYVCNGILLFLGWLVARILLFIYFFTHMFIHFDQVKKIFPLGFYSIISVPPLLAVMNLVWFWKIAKGLIKTLSKAKRQ; from the exons ATGGCTTATCTTGTAAGAAGGGTTAATGGCTTCAT TTTGGCGTTCCAGCAAACCAACATGGTGGGTTTGCCTTTTCCTCCTGGTCTTGTATCCATCATGGACACTGTCGGCCCAACATGGCTGACATCCGTCTTTTCTGGTATCATAATGTCCATAATT GTTTATAAACTAACAGGTTTTCTTAGCCTGTTGTGCTTCAAAGGATATGACAAACTCAGCAAAGCAGAACAAGTTGAATGGAACAACCG GGGGTTCTCTACATTTCACGCTCTTATTGTAGCATCAGCATCTTTCTACCTCCTGCTGTTATCAGGTCTTTTCGATGAGGGTTCCCAGGATGACTTAATCATTAATAGAAACTCAATTGTATCAAACTCTGTATTGGGG ATCTCTGTTGGCTACTTTCTGGCAGACATGTCAATGATACTCCGGAATTTCCCAGCTTTAGGTGGTCTGGAGTAT GTCCTGCACCACGGACTATCAATGTATTCGATATTCCTCTCCCTCATAAGTGGTCAAGCACAGATTTACATACTAATggttctcttctctgaggcaaCAACTCCTTTTGTAAATTTAAGATG GTATTTGGATGTTGCTGGCAAGAAGAGCTCTAAAATGTACGTCTGCAATGGAATTCTGTTGTTCCTGGGGTGGTTG GTTGCAAGGATTCTTCTGTTCATATACTTCTTTACTCACATGTTCATCCACTTTGATCAG GTGAAGAAAATATTTCCATTGGGTTTCTATAGCATAATTTCAGTGCCTCCTCTATTGGCAGTGATGaatttggtttggttttggAAGATAGCAAAAGGTTTGATCAAAACTCTTTCTAAAGCAAAAAGACAGTGA
- the LOC110605988 gene encoding TLC domain-containing protein 4 isoform X4 → MVGLPFPPGLVSIMDTVGPTWLTSVFSGIIMSIIVYKLTGFLSLLCFKGYDKLSKAEQVEWNNRGFSTFHALIVASASFYLLLLSGLFDEGSQDDLIINRNSIVSNSVLGISVGYFLADMSMILRNFPALGGLEYVLHHGLSMYSIFLSLISGQAQIYILMVLFSEATTPFVNLRWYLDVAGKKSSKMYVCNGILLFLGWLVARILLFIYFFTHMFIHFDQVKKIFPLGFYSIISVPPLLAVMNLVWFWKIAKGLIKTLSKAKRQ, encoded by the exons ATGGTGGGTTTGCCTTTTCCTCCTGGTCTTGTATCCATCATGGACACTGTCGGCCCAACATGGCTGACATCCGTCTTTTCTGGTATCATAATGTCCATAATT GTTTATAAACTAACAGGTTTTCTTAGCCTGTTGTGCTTCAAAGGATATGACAAACTCAGCAAAGCAGAACAAGTTGAATGGAACAACCG GGGGTTCTCTACATTTCACGCTCTTATTGTAGCATCAGCATCTTTCTACCTCCTGCTGTTATCAGGTCTTTTCGATGAGGGTTCCCAGGATGACTTAATCATTAATAGAAACTCAATTGTATCAAACTCTGTATTGGGG ATCTCTGTTGGCTACTTTCTGGCAGACATGTCAATGATACTCCGGAATTTCCCAGCTTTAGGTGGTCTGGAGTAT GTCCTGCACCACGGACTATCAATGTATTCGATATTCCTCTCCCTCATAAGTGGTCAAGCACAGATTTACATACTAATggttctcttctctgaggcaaCAACTCCTTTTGTAAATTTAAGATG GTATTTGGATGTTGCTGGCAAGAAGAGCTCTAAAATGTACGTCTGCAATGGAATTCTGTTGTTCCTGGGGTGGTTG GTTGCAAGGATTCTTCTGTTCATATACTTCTTTACTCACATGTTCATCCACTTTGATCAG GTGAAGAAAATATTTCCATTGGGTTTCTATAGCATAATTTCAGTGCCTCCTCTATTGGCAGTGATGaatttggtttggttttggAAGATAGCAAAAGGTTTGATCAAAACTCTTTCTAAAGCAAAAAGACAGTGA